The nucleotide window cacataaattgttcttaaaatttattattttgaatacaacaaaccaaacactcaataaaaaataatctcaacacaacttatcccatcataactaatcccaacataacttatcccaacataatttatcccatcataactcattttcaaaccaaacgaccccttaatttAGTGTTTGGTTGGGaagtttgggataacttatcctgggattaataattagtaccgggataagttatcccttcccatgggtggtatagtaatcccgggataacttatcccgggataaaatgactaaatgacaaaaatatccctttaaacactttttatacattactttttacattcatgaagggtattttagtaaacttatatgttgtttttaagatttattattttgaatacaacaaatcaaacactcaataaaaaataatcttagtataacttatctcatcataactaattctatcataacttgaattcaaaccaaacgactccTTATAGTTATGTAAATAATGGCTAGTGTAAATGATGATGGATTATAGTGATTTGTAATGGTGATTATTGTGGATGATTATGATGGCGGTTGATATTGATGGGTGACAACAATAGTGATGATGGGTTATGAATGGATGACGTTGGAGAACTGcatttttgtaaaacttttgaattgatattttaatgatattaaAATTTTGCTATAGATCTTAATATTCAGATTTAATCATATATTAAGTGAGTGattaagatttaaatttaaaaacaaataaactcTTGGAAATGCATATGAAAATTAATTTCGAGTGTAATTATCTTCTCCCTCCCCCCGGAGTTTCACCTTTACTTCTTTGGAGACTCGAACTcataactttaaaattaaaaataaaagatatttattaTCTGAGCAACTCCTCTTAATAACAAAGAATCAGATATAATTAGGAGAAGATAATTACCATCTCCAAGTCGACAGACAGTGGGAGTGGAAATGAGAATTGTGGATTATTATAAAGTTACTTtagtttctttttcaattttgtctttattttctttttcaattttcttttttatttctattgttttaatatttttttaaaaatatattttttttcatttttcattatttatctTTCATATGATTTCTTCTAATTTTCCAATCATTTGCTTCTTGAATCTCATGTAATTAatcgttttttaaaaaatttatttattctagTGTATGATTAAAGTAGAATCTCATTGTTGAAAGATGTTATAgatttaatgtattttttttcttttaaattatatatacttaagTAATATTCTAAATTTTGTGTTAGAAAATTTgacataagagtattatgttgtttatttattttgaattttaaattcatacTATATTTTCGATTTCAATTTATTTGCTTTAATAgtattgacttttttttttaattttaaatttatgttatattttttatttcaatttatctgTTTTAGTAGTATTGACTCTTTGAATGTGTCTGATAACATATAAAGCTCGAAGGTTGTTCCCGTCCCTATTGGGGGAGATGTCAACCATCTCTCCTTTCTTCAAACACATTgactttatttaattataattgataaattatttttttgtcaaatatttgaataattttgtaACACTACATTTAtaatattacaatattttttgttaaacaTGCATCCTATGATGTTCTttacaaaaatttcttttattttgtgattaattaaattaaaatattattaatttatatatgtatgtactattttttttttataatattagttgaaagttatatgtttattaactaatatattttcaagaggcaatatataatttaaatatctaatttaatatcatttataaaggcacatatttgtcaaatatcaatttttagttttgatatttttggtgattaacttatattttgatatttttgatgattaaattttaatttaaaactttatctaACTATTACACTTGTGTAAGTACACTTTTAATCACATTTAGTCAAACAAATAGGTCATCATAATTACTATACTATGAATCACTAGATTGTGTAATTACACTAATTTCAATTATCAAGTGATTTTTCAAACAAACATGtgatataaataattaaaacgatTAAGCACTACCAGTAGACCTGCTAAAGCCTCGAACCACAACGTACTTAGTACTGATGTCACatagaaatatgtttttagatCCACATTGAAAatcctctcttcttttttttattattatttgttgaaataaataatacatatatgaaGGTCGATCCCAACTAATTTTGACAAGGAAATATAGTTTGATTGAATGAATATAAACAGTAGTACACTACATGACATACATTCAATGAAACTTTTTACACTAATCTTTCATAAAATTCTCAATGAACGTTCACTTGTAATAGAATCACAACTCCCTTTTTACATAATAGTTAGTGACAAATGCTCAACTAGGCAACCAGTAGGATTTGAACTCGTGACATTCTGACCTATCGCGCCCATTGGACTGTCCCGTTAGGGACAACCAGAGTACACGGCTACATGTCGATATGCAGAAAGAACATGAACAGACCTACTTGAGATTTGGAAATTTCAATCAGTGTGTACTCCAATAGCATCTTTCTGCATGCTAAGATCGCCTCCATTGTCTGGATAGCGGCTTCTTTGGCAATGGGCTTGTATCAGTACCAGAAAACTCCCACTTAGCAATGATACCGTCCCATCCAGAGCTAACGAGCGTAGGGTAGTAAGGGTGCCAGTTACAGTCTCTCACCGGCTCCTGATGGTAATCAAGTTTTGCAACCTGAGCTCCACTCACCTACAAAAGGAATGGACAAGATGCGTGATAGTAATTGGCATCCAAGGTTTTATCAAGTCCCTTGCTTCCAAAACAAATTTAATGTGATATGCGCAAAAGCTACCCCAGACACCACATAtcatcaaaaaaagaaagatatacGGGATGTGCAGCTTGACCTTCGTATTATATTACATGAAGCATGCCTAGCATTGGAACTTGGAAGCGACTAATATGAAAGGGCATGCTCAAACTTCTTTTTCTCTAATCAACCATCTAATtgaatacataatattttttcttaagcTAATCTTTGACTGTTTAATCATCAAGTTAGAGAAAGGGGAGTTCAAAACCATAGTTCCACCAGTCTCTCAGATTATCAAGCAATCAGTAATTGGCCTTAAACAGATCCAATCACTCAAAGGTGCAGAAACTCCAAACAGAATGCATGTATCCAAGTCCTACAAAGCACTTAGCAGATTGCGAAAAAAGATTCACTAGCTAATGAACCTAATATTGATTTATGACGCAATAAAGTAGGatgttgaaaagaaaaaagagcaaATCAAATAAGGGTATAAAACTCCAAGCATACCACATCATAGATATAGACAGAAGAATCGCTTGATCCAGTGTAGATGAACTTTTGCCCTGTGCtgcaaattataaattttgctGATTAGACGACTGTTCTACAGATGGCATCAAATACCAGAATCAAGGACCATAACGCAACACACTATAGAAACATGAGTCGGAAGGTTAATAGATTCATGAATCATGATAAAACTAGTTAATATTATGAGTGTCTTTGGTTGGTCAAAATGTTTTGGAGAACACTTTCTCTACGAAAATAAGTtccttaaaaatgaggaaaatgagcTCTCTAATTGAAGTAGGGAAAACAAGTTGCATAAGTCACATTCCAAGTTAATTGTCTCCTCCCCACCCACCAAACACCTCCAACCTCCACCCCTTGACCATCCCACCCCCGAACCCCCACTCATCCCACCCTCATATTGTTTTACtagattacatataaaataaatgctcttgaaattaaaaaaaaatgtgtactTACCAAAACTAGAAAATAAGGTACACTTGTTTTCTAGGAGAACATTTTctgtggaaaatattttccttcaaaccaaacACTTAAAGCTGAAGTAATTCCTTGATTTAACTGTTGATTATACCAAACAAATATTGGACATTGGTCTTGTCCCTTAGGTGAGGATATCTCACGAAAAATCCATGAAGTTAAGAAAATCAATTCCACGATTTCTCTCTATTTGTAATCcaatataaaaatcaattggTTCCATAATACAAGCAATAAAACTGATGCCAATTAACTTGGAACATTCAAAAGTCTGGAATTCTTGAGCAGCTGCAAAGAAACAATTATGCTATGCAGAGGCACTAAAAATTCCAAAGCTGACAAACTATACTTATAGAAGCAAGAAAAGTTGGCTAAATATTTTAATCAGAAACATGTATAGCAAAGAAAACTCAACATGTATTAAGAAAGGCATGAACCACCAACCTATGTGCAGGAGAGAAATAACAGCGGATAAGAGTGCGCAAGACTGAGTGGCCTTTATAAGTAGCCAATGACAGGTCATGTGGATTTCTCTTGTTTCTAACATGCTCTGGGTAGTCCATCCATCTGTAATCCCAGTCATAACTTCTAGGCCTTGGGGAGCTATACAAAAGAAAGTAGTCTTATTAGCAGTGTGAATGAGATCTTCTTTGGACTCAAGTGGCAACCATTATAGAACAATTCCAAACAGGCTAAACCAATAAGCCCACTCTCTGCACAACACACTCAAATATTTCTATGTAATGAAGGGTAGAGCAAATTACTCAGGCAATGTAGGCCCTCATGATTCAAATGCACTGATTGGTCATGCACTGAAGCACAAGTGGACAGGGAAAAGAAAATCACTTCAAGGACTAAGTATGCCCATGGGGTGCGGAAAGGAAGATGTGTTGAGGAAAAAGTAGGAAAGGGTGACGGACAacacaaaatgaagaaaagaaaacaggATCAAGTGAGACATACTAATTAATGTTAGAAGACATTTTCCTTATATCCCAGAGTTTGATAGCCTGATCTTTCCCATTTGAGATAAGATATCGGCCATCTCCTCGAGTGTCAACATATGTAATGCCTTCTAGATGTCCAATGAGAACCCCAGCTGCTTGCTCTCTAGTACCAAAACAACGCCTGTCCCAAACCTGAATATAATCAAGAGCCCTTTCTAAGTAAAACAGATAAATACTTGCAAATTCTAAGAAAAGAGACACCATCAGTATTTCGGCGGCCCATGAGAATCCTAATGAATCCTCCAATGCTAGTTAAAAAGGAGCATTTTTTAACAACTTACAAGAATCATTAAGGGGTACGAAGCTGATTTTAGTGATGGTACAAACACCATCGGTAAACAGAACTATAAATGACAAAAGGGTTCCATATGACCAATCTATCTGAATTTTAACAGAGAACAGCATCATGAAATATGCTTCACTAGACAGACATTTTACCAGTCTTGGGTTGGTTAAGTAACAGCAGAAGTAGCCCAGAAAATGGTCATAGGAAATGAATTAAGCCCATCAAAAAGTAGGATAAACTTACCTTACACAGGCTATCATCGCTTCCAGAATATATGAGGTGTCCAGTTTCATCAGCAAAGCATACAGCATTAACATCAGACTGCAATGAAAAATAGCAATCGAATTACAGTATGCTTTTACATCTGTGTAGGGGAATATCTAAGAACCTGAAAGAGTAGCTACAAGATGTCTATTATAGCATGTGATGCATTTAGTATAAAGCATAAGACACCCACTTCACAAGTTCTCGACATCAGATGGCCAAGTTTAATGGATATTTTGGTCAAACTTGtgaattgaagttcttgagGAGATAAATAACTTAAAAGTTACTCAGGAACATAGCACAACAAGGTAAAATGCTGTGGTACCAAAATAAGTTCTATTATGATATTCTAGGAAATTCTTCGTTAAAAGAAGCATTTTACTGTATGCATATATTGAGAACATAAATCAACACTAAATCTGCGAGTCAGAAATTCTATGATCATGCTAAAATACTAATGTCCTCTTTCAGGAAAGTGCTAGGGTAAAACTTCCCAGATCAGCAAAAAGAACAGAAAGAAAAGTGACTTGCTAAGGGGAAATGCAACATAAAAGGAAATGTCATGACAATGTATACACAGGTTCTAAGAACCAGCTCTCACTTCAGTGTAATTAACTTTTGTAGGCTCAACTCTTTCCCTCACCAAAAGAAGAGAGATAAGAAATGCTAAATTAGATATAGcacttataatatttaaatcatCTGATGACGGTAACATTATTTCAAGGTACCTAATTCAGGGGCACACCCAAATTCTTTTTAGATTTCATGAGAAGATAAACTTGGAAACTAACATCTAATGAAGATGATACCAAAATGATTGGTTAGCCATATCTGCTATTACTAGAAGAATATCACAATACCGTATGAGCCGGAATTTGGAGACTTAGCCTTTTTGCTTCAAGATCATAAACATATATTGAACTGTCGCTGCTGCCAGCAACAAGTTCTCGCCCATCAGTAGAGAACTTCACAGAGAATATTCCAAATGTATAATTGTCATAATCATAGGTAGGGGAAGAAAATTCCAAGCCTTCATGAATTTCCTGCAGAAAAAGAGGAAATACCAGAAAAATTAACATACACCAAAACTCACGAACTATATGCTTAAAAGTTATGCTGTCATTGTAATGACTTAAACCAAGTTAAGATGGGTGGCCATATCATCAAGGACCAGATGCCCTCCTTAAATTGAACTTTCAGAAAAATGCAGCCAAAGCTCATCTACCTAATTACTATTTACTAAACCCTTTTGTAAAGAAGCTACCCATCCGTAGGAGATCTAAGGAGGGGTACTGGGGTCAGACTTCTGCACAATAGCTTCCCATTAGAAGATCTAAAGAAGAGTCAGATACACACTAGAGCTTCAAACTAATTTGCTTTTGATCACAGATCGGGAGAACTAGTAACAACTACTTTTAAGGCACTAGTTGAAAATTAACTAGAAATTGATCTGAGTATTGCTGAACTGCAAGGTATTAGATACTCTCATCATGTGGTTGATTGATCACTTTCAGCATAAATCCTCTTTTAGAAATAGTGACAAGAATCGAAGTGCCAAGTGAGGTCCAATATTCATGATACCATAACAAAAAGCAAGAATCTTCTGTTGTTTATCCTCCACCACATCATTGATATACATTAGTGTATGCAAAATCCAGAAGGGGTGAAGTAAGAGGGTTCAAAGTATGCATAACCGAAGTATGAAACTGTAGTGTATTTTTTCACTTGTTGGTCTTATGAATGCAAAAGAAAGTTGAAATTTAATACTATCACAGTTAAAAACACCTCTATTACTAAACAAAGTCTTTCGTATACGGCTATCAAAAACCTACATTGACACTTGAGGGCATTGATTATAGATGTTCACTATGACAATCATGGCATACACCATTTCATACCCAATGACTCCCTTAAATAAGACCTCCAATTGTCCCAATGGAAATTATAGTGGCACAATTACTTCCCTATAACGAGGCACAACCTATCACTTCTTGCTGAACCAACTAATATAACAAGATGCACAGGATACATTAAATTAGCATCATCACCTTAATTACCCTAAAAATAAAGGGGACGCAAATGATGTCTGCACTGTTCATGCAGGTCATCAGAAATTATAACAAAATTTCAGATTCTTCATTTGAAAACCAGAATACTGGTAAAAGTTAGTTCctctgtatttgaaattacagTCATCCTTTTATCACGAAATTCACAGGAGTACACATTAATGACTTCTATGATATCAACAGGTGATAGAATACTGCAGCAAAGATGCATATCATAAGTCTTCTATCTTTTACATGTTTTGACATATAACAAGTAAAACATACCGTAACATTTGCAACAGACTGTTTCATGCCAGATCCAACATCAACAATATGGACAATGGGTGAAATACTGGAATAAACCTGTGGatcaacacataaaaaccaactCAGAATAGTGACAGAAAACCATGGTGTATTAGATGCTATGTTAACCCAATTCAATAAGTTATAGATGAATCACATATTAGGAGCTCGCGATAATGTACTGAAAGAATATTTCATGATGTAACAATGTCACAGACTCTGTTAAAGCAAAACAGAAATAAAGTAGCCAGATTTCTTGGGATGGCGTTCATTTCAATATCTATAAATGGTGTTACGCAAGAAAACCACATCTACAGAGTCAAGAAATACTTAGTATCTTTTAGCTGATTCCTGGAAGCATAAGAACCAACCAAATCCCATTTATAACCACATGGACAAGGACTAATTATGCACAAAGTTGTATTAGTCATCACGAACTTACAAGAAAACGTTGATCAGGAGAAAGCGATGTATCAGTGATTGTCCATCTCAAACTTTTTGCTCTAATATCCTTCTGGATTTTCCAGCCTTGATCAACATTATATATCCTAATATGACTTTCCTGTTTCCAGGAAGAACAATAAGATCATAACACGACAATAgtcatgaaaaataataaaaactctCTTATGTTTTCCGGAAATAGAAAATTCAGCTACATGGATCAAACCTGAAATCCAGCAACAAAAAGAGAACCATCCGTCGAAAACTGTGAAACATAAGCACAGCTCCTCATTTGGTCAACTACAGAAGGACCATTTGTTGGAAGATACCGGCTCAGAAGATGACAACAATCAGATGACGAAAATCTTCCTCTGCCTGTATAATTCCCTTCTCTAGCAGCCAACAATTTAACAGATGAAACTGGTTCTTTTCCCTTGCCAGGAAGCAGGTGTCTCATTCTTTCATGGGGATTTGACCTAATCTTTGTAAGTTGGGAAATTTCATGATCAAGAACACTTGTTCCACCTCTTTCATCAATAAGTTTCATCCCATCTCCCCTAGCCCTTTCATTCAAGAACCTTCTAGACCTGCTCATTATCTATCTTTGTCACTTCCCCTCAAAGTACCTAACCATGCTACACCAAACTGAAGAACAAATTTTAAGTAAGATGGGGCAGTCAAATCAAAACACTAGCTATCAAAATGAACTGAGGTAATCTGAACAACCCCTTTAGCTTTGAATTccaaaagattgaatctttttcATACAACATACAGAAAGAAATGAAGTGAGGTAATCTGAACAACCCCTTTAGCTTCAAATTccaaaagattgaatctttttcATACAACATACAGAAAAAAGTTCTTAGGATCAAATTAGACAGTTATAGTGAGCAATAGAACATGTAAAGAAGTGAACTGAAATGGGAAAAGAAAAGTTTGATACCTTAGGATTGAGAAGAAGGCGCAGAATCCAAGAAagtaaattttgattttgttgaaattgCTGACGGTCTGTGTAGCGAATACGTGGAAGTAGAGGGTCTACTCCTGGAAGTTAGAAAATCCGCAACACCTATTGGATTTAGCTAATAGCTGGGGTGTTCTGGTAAGGCCCCTGGTTGGATCACATATAACTTAGAGCAGGTCGGTTTGgtggttattggtcaaaattagaaattaattaatttttaaattatacatttattaatttgaCTGTTATAGTTTTGATTCGATTTAATTTGATTGTTTGATTATTAATCATACACTAAGATAAAAAAGACAAGGTAGAGagtaagaaaaacaaattaagtaaataaaggaTAACCGAAAAACACACCAATTATTTGTTATGGCCCTGCAATCCTTAAAGATGTTTGATTTTTATCCAATAACAAGAAATTGGAATTGACTGTTATTGCTTTTGTTTTAGGgaatatatatactaattctATTTATATACTATCAAatagttatgtattttatcacTAATTAAGTGTTTCATATCATATATCAAAGAATGAAAATGATACATCTAAATATAGGTATTTTTGCTATCACATACAGTAAAACAGGGAGAGAGGTAAGTgagagagggagagaggcgagtgggATGAGAAGTGAGATGGTCATGTAttccaaatacatgtgaatcatacTAGATACacattagatacatgtatctagtgtgactcacatgtatttgggataccaGATACATAGGAGAGTGACGTGCGTAATGGAGGGAGACGAGCAAAATTTGTCTATGTATCTCAAATACTTGCAAATCCACTTGGATATAGTGCATCCTGAACATATTGCGCTTAATTTTGACTCCATGTAtcctgagatacatgtatctggacgcATCATAATCTGACAAGATTCGTAATATTATTGCAAATTagagtgtatctaagtaattagatCCTAAAATAGTAGAATTTTTGCaagttcttcatttttttttatttttattggttttgaACTTGGACCTGAATTGGCCTTTTGCTAGATTTTTTGGTTTACGCTTattaaataaaggaaaaattatctaattatacaaatattccTACCATATTTACTAATTCTTCCTATAGTTTGAAATGATTACAAATTgtctcactaattaataatttcataccaaatttcaagtcaaatacACCTAAATACAAGTAATTTTGCTATCAAATATATTCTAAAGCACATATACACAGAGAGAGAAGTGAGCGAGAGAGGGAGGGAGAGAGGAGAGATGTGAATGAGAGAGTCAATGAATTCAAATACATGTTAATCATGTTTTGACTCCATGTAATCTGGACATGTTTTTAGGAATCGAAATCTTATATAAATGGTaatttaaaaaagggaaaattgtatataatagcaaactattaattcaaattaaatgttataaatatagtttgatttaattgtaccccatagcaaactattgttatttaacctctctcctggtgaatctcgctcgccactctcgttttttatacaaacgcaggtgtataaagtgcgtttgtgtttgtataaagcgagagaaaattgtatacatacatatattttcgttcccctctctcccctctcccagatctcgctcgccactctcccagatctcgctctctcactcgcctctctcactttatacaaaaaccgcaaattgtataaaatgcgtttgtgtttgtataaagcaagagaaaattgtatatatacatatattttctttccCCTCTCTCTCCTCTCCtagatctcactcgccactctcccagatctcgctctctcacttccctctctttatacaattgatctttttgtatatgtataccaaagcagattatacaactgctttcttttgtatatgtatagcgaaacatacatatttatgtttgttatggagcgcaattatgcaaagtttgctatagcatacaaatatgaattatgtgtttgttatatgtgaaagttgctctttaaAAAAGGCACATAATTAGgtcctaaactagtgagatttgtGTTATTTCCCATAAAATAAAGTgtaaataaatttgagaaaatttcaTAAACACAATACTATGTGTGCTAATTATTCAATGAAATGATAGTTTCAAGAATTACATCGGGTGATTagtgtatctcagatacatgcaCATTAAAAATGATCTGATTTTAGGTAATTAAGATCTTATGTAACTGAAACACATTAAACAAGGAGAAAATTACACCTATAACAATTTTGAAGATTATGTATATTCATGAGTAAAAAATCTAAGTTCTCTTCTATCAAACTTTCGTCACtgtaaaatatcaaattaaagtgaTTATATATGTGATTCACTTCATGTGCAATTTCTAATTGACATTCTTAATAATAAATCTTTCTATCTATgtttcataatttatatatgttccACAATGTCACGTAATTGACAttcttaataataaatatttctatCTGTGTTTTCACAATTTATATATGTTCCacaatttcatgtatctatttgtATCCATTAAGTGGTTATATATGTGATTCACTTAATCTATAAAATTCTAATTGACATTATTAACGATGAATCTTTCTACATGTGTTTTCACAATTTATATGTATATCATGtatatagtgtatatatattcaACATCAGTTTCATCCATATATCAAGTATCATTTGATGTATTCACTATCAATTGCATCTAGTATATCAAGTATTACTTAGACATATTCAGATCAATTTCATATAGTTCtttcaaatacatgtatttgataTGCATCAAtacatttataaaataatcattatacAATGTATCTACGCATAGAGACataattagaagaagaaaagaaattagaTATATTGATACACATACgcataaatattttcaagtaatCCTCTTATTGTTAAAATCGTCTTTAGCAATTGATGAACTTGAAATcaagttgaaattaaaactatatgaattttttttacttcagaAATTAAATCCACCACTTCTCAAGATCTGTTGAGAGTCATTATTCCAATGACTTAAAGAAAAATTCTTAAACTAAACAATTGTTTCTCAAAGGCAGAGTAATTTTAgactaattaaaaataagaagTGTGTATCACATGAGCAATCCACTaggaatttatttattttagcatgTGGTTGAGTGGTTATACTAGCGGtgtttgtttatttatatagttttttcaacaaattttgataaaaacataattataagatacttaaaattgtttatatataaaatgtaaattTCTATCGActtcttgatttctttctttataATCAGTTTAGgccaaattaaattaaacttaaataaaaattggttatttgattaatttttagtaTAGATCGATTTTTATTCAAATCGTGAACACCCCTGACTTAAATAATGActcctaatttatttttgttatattgatttaaaataagtgttttgcaaaaaagtattatcttatccaaatactttaaaataaagGGGCTCAAAAATCGAATCGACCAATAAATCGAACCGAATTTTTTTTAGTGGTTTGTTGCTATTGGGTTAAcgattttttaatgattttataagaaaattttatgGGGTTATCGGTTCGATTTTGGTTTTTTAAGATTGGTTTATTGGGTAAAACGATAACCTATTAAGGCtatagtaatttactactttacccgtacataaatattaaatattttctcaataCCTTACTAGTTGCTATCTTTGACCTTTAGTCTTTAATTCACACTTCACGA belongs to Solanum stenotomum isolate F172 chromosome 1, ASM1918654v1, whole genome shotgun sequence and includes:
- the LOC125858914 gene encoding LEC14B homolog yields the protein MSRSRRFLNERARGDGMKLIDERGGTSVLDHEISQLTKIRSNPHERMRHLLPGKGKEPVSSVKLLAAREGNYTGRGRFSSSDCCHLLSRYLPTNGPSVVDQMRSCAYVSQFSTDGSLFVAGFQESHIRIYNVDQGWKIQKDIRAKSLRWTITDTSLSPDQRFLVYSSISPIVHIVDVGSGMKQSVANVTEIHEGLEFSSPTYDYDNYTFGIFSVKFSTDGRELVAGSSDSSIYVYDLEAKRLSLQIPAHTSDVNAVCFADETGHLIYSGSDDSLCKVWDRRCFGTREQAAGVLIGHLEGITYVDTRGDGRYLISNGKDQAIKLWDIRKMSSNINYSPRPRSYDWDYRWMDYPEHVRNKRNPHDLSLATYKGHSVLRTLIRCYFSPAHSTGQKFIYTGSSDSSVYIYDVVSGAQVAKLDYHQEPVRDCNWHPYYPTLVSSGWDGIIAKWEFSGTDTSPLPKKPLSRQWRRS